Proteins co-encoded in one Streptococcus parauberis NCFD 2020 genomic window:
- a CDS encoding bifunctional DnaQ family exonuclease/ATP-dependent helicase, whose protein sequence is MTKEKNPKYAVIDLEATSAGTAAKIIQVGIVIVEGGKITNTYQTDVNPHEDLSDHIKLLTGISDQQLASAPEFSQIAGTIFDLIKDCIFVAHNVKFDANLLAEALFFEGFELRTPRVDTVELAQVFFPHLEKYNLTYLSTELNLELSDAHTAIADAMATANLLLVLQDKIKSLPKESLAYILRYSDSLIFESDLLIEEGLKHAKPLDAMEFQLIDDLVIRKDQPSLDALKLSQSFEINTALLGLENRPLQNQFASLVEDAFNQPQASFIQAQAGIGKTYGYLLPLLAKADGNQVLVSVPTKILQDQMMAKELQSLIDQYHIKAHSLKGPGNYIKLDTFKASLEEIHDNRLINRYKMQLIVWLLETKTGDLDEIKQKQRYEAYFEAIKHDGQLTQSSPFYDYDYWQKSYEKAKKADLLITNHAYFLHRVEDDKNFAKGKILVFDEAQGLMIQLDHLSRQQVNLTQTLLDIQEKINLTGSLLEKRLYESLAFELSQLTSQFYHSPKIEISKEQIKSLKDLVEEIGDTDLIELSDAFRYQDGDYWLSSKVNQDKRVTYLNATNQQFINFKNFLPETTKTYFISATLQISPQVSLADLLGFDSFSYDIIVKEKSQSQLVIIDQDMPILDGLSDHDYSQEIAKRIYHLRSLNYPILVLFNSRHHLFMVSELLDQWKVPHLSQEKNGSAYNIKRRFDRGEHSILLGMGAFWEGVDFIHADRMIEVITRMPFDNPKDLFVKKMSNYISSKGKHAFRDYFLPMTILKLKQAIGRTMRRHNQKSCVLILDKRIIVKSYGPEVLAGLDQEFLVIDEKFEKCLGEMAHFLL, encoded by the coding sequence ATGACAAAAGAAAAAAATCCCAAATATGCTGTGATTGATTTGGAAGCTACGAGTGCCGGAACTGCAGCAAAAATTATTCAAGTGGGTATTGTTATTGTTGAAGGTGGAAAGATTACTAACACTTATCAAACGGATGTAAATCCGCATGAAGATTTATCTGACCATATAAAATTATTGACTGGTATATCTGATCAACAATTAGCAAGTGCGCCTGAGTTCTCACAAATAGCAGGAACTATCTTTGATTTGATTAAAGATTGTATTTTTGTTGCTCATAATGTTAAGTTTGATGCTAATTTACTTGCGGAAGCATTGTTTTTTGAAGGCTTTGAATTACGAACACCTAGGGTTGATACTGTGGAATTAGCCCAAGTCTTTTTCCCACACTTGGAAAAATATAATTTAACTTATCTCTCAACAGAATTGAATTTAGAGTTATCGGATGCTCATACTGCAATTGCAGATGCAATGGCTACAGCCAATTTACTCTTAGTTCTACAAGATAAAATAAAATCTCTTCCAAAAGAAAGTTTAGCATATATCCTTCGCTACTCGGATAGTCTTATTTTTGAATCAGATTTGCTCATAGAAGAAGGACTCAAACATGCTAAGCCCTTAGATGCCATGGAATTTCAATTAATCGATGACTTAGTTATTCGGAAGGATCAACCTTCGCTTGATGCTTTAAAATTATCACAGTCGTTTGAAATTAATACAGCTTTATTGGGTCTTGAGAATAGACCTTTACAAAACCAGTTTGCTAGTTTAGTTGAAGACGCCTTTAATCAGCCTCAAGCTAGTTTTATTCAAGCTCAAGCAGGTATAGGCAAAACCTATGGCTATTTGTTACCACTCTTAGCTAAAGCAGATGGTAATCAGGTTTTGGTAAGTGTCCCAACTAAAATCCTGCAAGATCAGATGATGGCAAAGGAATTGCAATCTTTGATAGATCAATACCACATCAAAGCACACAGTTTAAAAGGACCAGGTAATTACATTAAACTTGATACTTTTAAAGCCAGTTTAGAAGAAATTCATGATAACCGTTTGATAAATCGCTATAAGATGCAATTAATAGTTTGGCTATTAGAAACAAAAACAGGTGATTTGGATGAAATCAAGCAGAAACAACGCTATGAAGCTTACTTTGAAGCTATCAAACATGATGGTCAGTTGACTCAATCATCCCCATTTTATGATTACGATTATTGGCAAAAATCATATGAAAAGGCAAAAAAAGCCGATTTGCTGATCACAAATCATGCCTATTTTTTACATCGTGTAGAGGATGATAAGAACTTTGCCAAAGGCAAAATCTTAGTTTTTGATGAAGCGCAAGGTTTGATGATACAATTAGATCATCTTTCAAGACAACAAGTTAATTTAACCCAAACTTTATTGGATATTCAGGAAAAAATCAATCTTACTGGGTCATTACTGGAAAAACGTCTTTACGAAAGTCTTGCTTTTGAGTTATCACAACTTACCAGTCAGTTCTACCATTCTCCAAAAATAGAAATTTCCAAGGAGCAAATTAAGTCCTTGAAAGATTTGGTCGAGGAAATTGGTGATACTGACTTAATTGAACTATCGGATGCTTTTCGCTATCAAGATGGGGACTATTGGCTATCAAGTAAGGTCAATCAAGACAAGCGGGTAACCTATCTTAATGCAACCAATCAGCAGTTTATTAATTTTAAAAATTTCCTTCCTGAAACGACTAAAACCTATTTTATCTCAGCTACTTTACAGATTAGTCCACAAGTTTCACTGGCTGACTTATTAGGATTTGACTCTTTTTCTTATGACATTATTGTTAAGGAAAAATCGCAGAGCCAATTAGTCATTATTGATCAGGACATGCCAATTTTGGATGGGCTTTCAGACCATGATTATAGTCAAGAAATTGCTAAGCGCATCTATCACTTAAGGTCCTTGAATTATCCCATTTTGGTCCTCTTTAATTCACGACACCATCTCTTTATGGTTTCTGAACTGTTAGACCAATGGAAAGTTCCTCATTTAAGTCAGGAAAAAAACGGTTCAGCTTATAATATTAAACGTCGTTTTGATCGTGGGGAGCACTCAATCTTACTCGGCATGGGAGCTTTCTGGGAAGGTGTTGATTTTATCCATGCTGACCGGATGATTGAAGTTATTACACGGATGCCATTTGATAATCCTAAAGATTTATTTGTCAAAAAAATGAGTAATTATATTAGTTCAAAAGGCAAACATGCTTTTAGAGATTATTTCCTACCGATGACAATTCTCAAGTTAAAACAGGCAATTGGCCGTACAATGCGCCGACATAATCAGAAATCCTGTGTGCTTATTTTGGATAAGCGAATTATTGTTAAATCATATGGTCCGGAAGTTTTAGCAGGTTTGGATCAAGAATTTCTTGTTATTGATGAAAAATTTGAAAAGTGCCTAGGTGAAATGGCCCATTTTCTGCTATAA
- a CDS encoding MBL fold metallo-hydrolase, whose amino-acid sequence MKITTITNEIASENTYILENKNSLIIIDPGSNGQDILSSIARIDKPIAAILLTHTHYDHIISLDLVRAHYDWPSVYVSPKEASWLFTPKDNLSGLIRHADIPDVITKPAEELFISGKNYHVDDFNFTVLETPGHSIGGVSFVFDEEEIVITGDALFFESVGRSDLPTGDFDQLSKSIKEKLFTLPNHYQVFPGHGKPTTIGHEKNFNPFLK is encoded by the coding sequence ATGAAGATAACAACGATAACAAACGAAATTGCAAGTGAAAACACTTATATCCTTGAGAATAAAAATTCTTTAATAATCATTGATCCAGGTAGTAATGGGCAAGATATTTTAAGTTCTATTGCCAGAATTGATAAACCTATAGCTGCAATATTGCTGACGCATACTCACTATGATCATATAATAAGTTTAGATTTAGTTCGAGCACACTATGACTGGCCATCAGTTTATGTATCACCTAAAGAAGCTTCTTGGTTATTCACACCGAAGGACAATCTCTCTGGTTTAATTCGTCATGCAGATATTCCAGATGTGATTACAAAACCTGCTGAAGAGTTATTCATTAGTGGTAAAAACTATCATGTCGATGACTTCAATTTCACTGTGCTAGAAACACCTGGCCATTCTATTGGAGGCGTGTCTTTTGTTTTTGATGAGGAAGAAATTGTCATCACTGGGGATGCTTTATTCTTTGAAAGTGTCGGACGGTCCGATTTACCAACAGGCGACTTCGACCAATTATCAAAATCTATTAAAGAAAAATTATTCACCTTACCAAACCACTATCAGGTCTTTCCAGGTCATGGTAAACCGACAACAATTGGCCATGAAAAAAATTTCAATCCATTCTTAAAGTAA
- the ftsE gene encoding cell division ATP-binding protein FtsE codes for MALIEMKDVSKKYRKSTTALRDLTVSVDQGEFVYLVGPSGAGKSSFIKLLYREEKVSTGSLYVGEFDLTKLRKKDIPILRRNIGVVFQDYKLLERKTVFENIAYAMEVIGEKRRNIKKRVPEVLELVGLKHKMRSFPNQLSGGEQQRVAIARAIVNNPKLLIADEPTGNLDPEISWEIMQLLERINLQGTTILMATHNSHIVNTLRHRVIAIEDGRIVRDDEEGEYGYDD; via the coding sequence ATGGCTTTAATTGAAATGAAGGATGTTTCTAAGAAATATCGCAAATCAACAACAGCCTTGCGTGATCTTACAGTTTCTGTAGATCAAGGTGAGTTTGTTTATTTGGTTGGACCTTCTGGTGCAGGTAAATCTAGTTTCATCAAATTATTATACCGTGAAGAAAAAGTGTCAACTGGCTCTCTTTATGTTGGAGAATTTGACTTAACAAAACTTCGGAAAAAAGATATTCCAATTCTTCGTCGTAATATTGGGGTTGTCTTCCAGGACTACAAACTGTTAGAAAGGAAAACAGTTTTTGAAAATATAGCTTATGCTATGGAAGTTATTGGTGAAAAACGTCGCAATATCAAAAAACGAGTTCCGGAGGTTTTGGAACTTGTTGGTTTGAAACATAAGATGCGTTCTTTCCCAAATCAATTATCTGGTGGGGAGCAACAACGTGTTGCTATCGCGCGAGCAATTGTCAATAATCCTAAACTATTGATTGCTGATGAACCAACGGGTAACTTAGACCCAGAAATTTCATGGGAAATCATGCAATTGCTTGAAAGAATTAACCTTCAAGGGACAACAATTTTAATGGCAACGCATAATAGTCATATCGTAAACACGCTTCGTCACCGCGTAATTGCGATTGAAGATGGACGTATCGTCCGCGATGATGAGGAAGGAGAATACGGTTACGATGATTAG
- the queG gene encoding tRNA epoxyqueuosine(34) reductase QueG: MEIKVAIQQLAQEIGISKIGFTSADDFAYLEKSLRLSIEEGRNSGFEHKNIEERIRPKLSLESAKTIISIAVAYPHKLPIAPQKTEYKRGKITPNSWGIDYHHVLADKLEKLAQGIEALTADFEYKGMVDTGALVDTAVAKRAGIGFIGKNGLVISKEFGSYMYLGELITNLEIEPDQEVDYGCGDCTRCLDACPTSCLIGDGTMDAKRCLSFQTQDKGMMDLEFRKKIKTVIYGCDICQISCPYNKGISNPLASDIDPDLALPELIPFLELSNKGFKEKFGQIAASWRGKNILQRNAIIALANGHDRTAIVKLMEIIDKNNNPIHTATAIWALGEIVKKPDSVMIDFMATIAITDEQVKKEFELVRAKWQF; this comes from the coding sequence ATGGAAATTAAGGTGGCAATTCAACAATTAGCCCAAGAAATTGGGATTTCAAAAATTGGTTTTACAAGTGCAGATGATTTTGCTTATTTGGAAAAATCGCTGCGCTTGAGTATTGAAGAGGGACGAAACTCAGGTTTTGAACATAAAAATATCGAGGAAAGAATCCGTCCAAAATTATCCTTGGAATCCGCAAAAACGATTATTTCGATTGCAGTTGCCTATCCCCACAAATTACCAATAGCTCCGCAGAAAACAGAATATAAAAGAGGTAAAATTACGCCTAATTCTTGGGGTATAGATTACCATCATGTCCTTGCTGATAAATTAGAAAAATTAGCTCAGGGTATTGAAGCCTTGACAGCAGATTTTGAGTATAAAGGTATGGTTGACACTGGGGCACTGGTCGATACGGCAGTAGCTAAAAGAGCAGGAATTGGCTTTATTGGAAAAAACGGTTTAGTTATTTCTAAAGAATTTGGTTCTTACATGTATCTTGGTGAATTAATCACTAATTTAGAGATTGAACCTGATCAAGAAGTTGATTATGGCTGCGGTGATTGTACAAGGTGCTTAGATGCCTGTCCGACTTCTTGTCTAATCGGTGACGGCACCATGGATGCCAAACGGTGTTTATCCTTTCAAACGCAAGATAAAGGGATGATGGACCTCGAGTTTCGTAAAAAAATTAAAACAGTCATTTATGGTTGTGATATTTGTCAGATTTCTTGCCCTTATAATAAGGGGATTTCCAATCCCTTAGCAAGTGATATTGACCCGGATTTAGCACTGCCAGAACTAATTCCATTCTTGGAGTTGTCAAACAAAGGTTTCAAAGAAAAGTTTGGTCAGATAGCTGCCTCTTGGCGTGGTAAAAACATTCTCCAACGCAATGCCATTATCGCATTAGCTAATGGACATGACCGCACAGCCATTGTCAAATTAATGGAAATCATTGATAAGAATAATAATCCGATTCATACGGCAACGGCAATTTGGGCGCTGGGTGAAATAGTTAAGAAGCCTGATTCAGTAATGATTGATTTTATGGCAACTATTGCTATTACGGATGAGCAGGTTAAAAAAGAATTTGAATTAGTTCGTGCAAAATGGCAATTCTAA
- a CDS encoding metallophosphoesterase, producing the protein MKKLAIMSDLHIDINQFSQEDIDCLNQVLHDQNIDHLHLAGDISNHYERQTLPFFQEIDSRVTISHNLGNHDLLDINEDRIEELDFQVIPLSGQVTLVAFHGWYDYSYFPERSIAENITFKNTFWFDRRLKRPLSDIDLTQSSCQNLEETLASLSGDIIISMHFVPHSDFILQHPKLLPFNAFLGSQKFHDIFQKYQVKTVYFGHNHHRMVPQQIDDVTYHSRPLGYQKEWKISNDFLVKHPDLIPEDFSNLNKRFAAIRRLPEFENFRKQELAKEFQSAMSIFEIEDEKDNDY; encoded by the coding sequence ATGAAGAAATTAGCTATTATGAGTGACTTACACATTGATATCAATCAATTTAGTCAAGAAGATATCGACTGTTTAAACCAAGTCCTACACGATCAAAATATTGACCATCTCCATTTAGCGGGAGATATTTCGAATCATTATGAACGACAAACTTTGCCTTTTTTTCAAGAAATTGATTCGCGTGTAACTATTAGTCACAATCTTGGCAATCATGACCTCTTAGATATAAATGAGGATAGAATTGAAGAGCTCGATTTTCAAGTAATTCCCTTATCCGGACAAGTTACACTCGTAGCTTTTCATGGTTGGTATGATTATTCATACTTCCCAGAAAGATCAATTGCAGAAAATATTACTTTTAAAAATACCTTTTGGTTTGATCGTCGTTTGAAACGACCTCTGTCAGATATTGATTTGACCCAAAGCTCTTGTCAAAATCTTGAAGAGACACTTGCTTCCTTATCAGGTGATATTATTATTAGTATGCATTTTGTCCCACATAGTGATTTTATTTTACAACATCCCAAACTCCTACCCTTCAATGCATTCTTAGGGAGTCAAAAATTTCACGACATCTTTCAAAAATACCAGGTTAAAACGGTCTATTTTGGTCACAATCACCATCGCATGGTTCCACAGCAAATTGATGATGTGACTTACCACTCTCGGCCGCTCGGCTATCAAAAGGAATGGAAGATCAGTAATGATTTTTTAGTTAAGCACCCTGACTTAATTCCTGAAGATTTTTCGAATTTAAATAAACGCTTCGCTGCTATTCGACGTCTACCTGAATTTGAGAATTTCCGCAAACAAGAATTAGCAAAGGAATTCCAGTCAGCTATGTCCATTTTTGAGATTGAGGATGAAAAAGATAATGATTATTAA
- the prfB gene encoding peptide chain release factor 2 (programmed frameshift), giving the protein MEVAEIRQKIEENKEKLTSFRRSLDLDRLEEDIALLENQMSEPDFWNDNIAAQKTSQELNELKVKFDTYHDMQNLSEETELYLEMLDEDDSLQEELEASLEKLDQILSSYEMTLLLSEPYDHNNAILEIHPGSGGTEAQDWADMLFRMYTRFGNAKGFKVETLDYQAGDEAGIKSVTLSFEGPNAYGFLKSEMGVHRLVRISPFDSAKRRHTSFTSVEVMPELDDTIEVDIRDDDIKMDTFRSGGAGGQNVNKVSTGVRLTHIPTGIVVASTVDRTQYGNRDRAMKMLQAKLYQLEQEKKAEEVNALKGDKKEITWGSQIRSYVFTPYTMVKDHRTSFEVAQVDKVMDGFIDGFIDAYLKWRMNDD; this is encoded by the exons ATGGAAGTGGCAGAAATACGCCAAAAAATAGAAGAAAATAAAGAGAAGTTGACTAGCTTCAGGAGGTCTCTT GACTTAGATCGTCTGGAAGAAGACATTGCGCTCTTAGAAAATCAAATGTCTGAGCCTGATTTTTGGAATGATAATATTGCTGCTCAAAAGACATCTCAAGAATTGAATGAGTTAAAAGTTAAGTTTGATACATACCATGATATGCAGAACTTGTCTGAAGAGACTGAACTATATTTAGAAATGTTAGATGAAGATGATTCACTTCAAGAGGAATTAGAAGCAAGTTTAGAAAAACTTGATCAGATTTTATCAAGTTATGAAATGACCTTACTCTTATCAGAGCCTTATGATCATAATAATGCCATTCTTGAAATTCATCCAGGGTCAGGTGGAACGGAAGCTCAAGATTGGGCTGATATGCTCTTTCGAATGTATACCCGTTTTGGTAATGCTAAAGGCTTCAAAGTGGAAACTTTGGATTACCAAGCTGGTGATGAGGCAGGTATCAAGTCTGTTACTTTGTCTTTTGAAGGTCCAAATGCTTATGGCTTTCTCAAGTCAGAAATGGGTGTTCACCGTTTAGTTCGAATTTCACCTTTTGACTCAGCTAAGCGCCGTCACACCTCATTTACTTCCGTTGAAGTTATGCCTGAATTGGATGACACGATTGAAGTGGATATCCGTGATGATGATATTAAAATGGATACCTTCCGTTCGGGTGGCGCCGGTGGACAGAACGTCAACAAAGTATCGACTGGGGTTCGTTTGACACATATCCCAACAGGAATTGTGGTTGCTTCAACTGTTGACCGAACGCAATACGGAAACAGAGACCGAGCAATGAAGATGTTGCAGGCCAAACTATATCAATTAGAACAAGAGAAAAAAGCTGAGGAAGTTAATGCTTTGAAAGGTGATAAAAAAGAGATTACCTGGGGAAGCCAAATTCGTTCTTATGTCTTTACGCCATATACAATGGTTAAAGATCATCGAACTAGCTTTGAAGTTGCTCAAGTTGATAAAGTAATGGATGGCTTCATTGATGGCTTCATTGATGCTTACCTTAAGTGGCGTATGAATGATGACTAA
- a CDS encoding fructose-bisphosphatase class III: MSNYYQLLKEKFPSKSSLVTEMINLDAICHLPKGTEHFLSDLHGEYEAFDYLLRNGSGSIKKKVAECFTDRTDEEIEFLCQYIYYPKEKIEVRQEVLSSNGLIEELTLFLPDLLQLVKYIGGKYTRSKVRKMMAADYAYIMEELLIVEQPDENKISYYNAIISKVIELDQLDDLFIAFATLIQDLSIDHLHVVGDIFDRGKYPDLIIDRLQKFNKIDIQWGNHDITWIGAVSGSTICMINVIRIAARYNSIALIEDRYGINLRSLIEYSQKNFEPEEVFNPILDGDDISESDKVMLNKLQQATANLQFKLEHQLIARRPDFDMQASNLFTKINREEKTIEIKGKTYPLQSFPYQMIDWESPEQLTDEEERILSGLMHRFQTSNRLNQQIDFLMENGSIYKVTNNNLLFHGGMPMHSNGDFKSMRFGNQVYCGKDLMNFFQKQVIKSYKNKGKHDDFETDLFWYLWCGEVSSLFGKDRMTTFERYYIADKETHVEIKNAYYQLREREDICLRLLNEFGLDETAHIVNGHTPVKEKVGEIPIKANGRIIIIDGGLAKGYQKKTGIAGYTLISNSYGLELVAHKPFSSVEDVLEGKCDIIFIKRLVEEVSQRTLVKETDNGKAILKEISELDYLFHHFDLY; this comes from the coding sequence ATGTCTAACTATTATCAATTGTTGAAAGAAAAATTCCCAAGCAAGTCATCACTGGTTACAGAAATGATAAACCTTGATGCTATTTGTCACCTTCCTAAAGGAACAGAGCATTTTTTAAGTGATTTGCATGGTGAGTATGAAGCTTTTGATTATCTGCTTAGAAATGGGTCTGGGTCTATAAAAAAGAAAGTTGCTGAGTGTTTTACTGATAGAACAGACGAGGAAATTGAATTTCTTTGCCAGTACATTTATTATCCAAAAGAAAAAATTGAAGTTAGACAAGAAGTATTAAGTTCAAATGGACTCATAGAAGAACTAACCCTTTTTCTTCCAGATTTATTACAACTGGTCAAATATATTGGTGGAAAATATACCCGATCTAAGGTCCGTAAAATGATGGCAGCTGATTATGCCTATATTATGGAAGAATTATTAATCGTTGAACAACCAGATGAAAATAAAATTTCCTACTATAATGCAATCATTTCAAAGGTTATTGAATTAGATCAATTGGATGACTTGTTTATTGCTTTTGCAACATTAATCCAAGATTTGTCAATTGATCATTTACATGTTGTAGGTGATATTTTTGACCGTGGAAAATATCCAGATTTAATTATTGACCGTCTGCAAAAGTTTAATAAAATTGATATCCAATGGGGAAACCATGATATAACATGGATTGGAGCAGTTTCAGGCTCAACAATTTGTATGATTAATGTAATCCGAATTGCTGCCAGATATAATAGTATAGCTTTGATTGAAGATCGATATGGCATAAATTTGCGGAGCTTAATCGAGTATTCGCAAAAGAATTTTGAACCTGAGGAAGTCTTTAACCCGATTTTAGATGGTGACGATATTTCTGAGTCGGATAAAGTCATGTTGAATAAATTACAACAAGCAACTGCAAACTTACAATTTAAACTAGAACACCAATTAATCGCACGACGCCCTGATTTTGATATGCAAGCCTCAAACCTCTTTACAAAGATTAATCGTGAGGAAAAAACAATTGAAATCAAAGGGAAAACTTATCCCTTACAGTCATTCCCATACCAGATGATAGATTGGGAAAGCCCTGAACAATTAACTGATGAAGAAGAACGAATTCTTTCAGGATTAATGCATCGTTTCCAGACTTCAAACCGTTTAAATCAGCAAATCGACTTCTTAATGGAAAATGGCTCCATTTATAAAGTTACCAATAATAATCTCCTTTTTCATGGCGGTATGCCCATGCATTCAAATGGTGATTTCAAGTCCATGCGTTTTGGGAATCAAGTTTACTGTGGAAAAGATTTAATGAACTTTTTCCAAAAACAAGTCATAAAATCCTATAAAAATAAAGGTAAACATGATGATTTTGAAACAGATCTATTTTGGTACTTATGGTGTGGAGAAGTCTCTTCACTCTTTGGAAAAGACAGAATGACGACCTTTGAACGGTATTATATAGCTGACAAAGAAACACATGTTGAAATAAAAAATGCTTATTATCAATTGCGAGAGAGAGAAGATATCTGTTTGAGGCTCTTGAATGAATTTGGTCTTGATGAAACAGCTCATATTGTTAATGGCCATACGCCAGTTAAAGAAAAAGTTGGTGAAATTCCAATTAAGGCAAATGGTAGGATTATCATTATTGATGGTGGTCTGGCTAAAGGCTATCAGAAAAAAACTGGAATTGCTGGCTACACCTTGATTTCTAATTCATACGGCTTGGAATTAGTCGCCCATAAACCATTTTCTTCAGTAGAAGATGTCTTAGAGGGTAAATGTGATATCATTTTCATCAAGCGACTGGTTGAGGAAGTTTCGCAACGGACCTTGGTCAAAGAAACAGACAACGGGAAAGCAATTTTGAAAGAAATTTCGGAGCTCGATTATCTTTTCCATCACTTTGATTTATACTAA
- a CDS encoding HAD family hydrolase, protein MVKAIIFDMDGVLFDTEPYYFERRKRFLDSQGISISHMSPKDFIGGNLQQVWHQLLGEHFQAAQVQAISDDYEEFKKNNPVPYTELLFPKIKETLQQLTEKNIKLALASNSSPSDVQRAIASCQLKDYFDYVLTAKDVDNPKPAPDIYLKVGHLLGLPKYEVWVIEDSQKGISAAKAAGYQVYGIKDYRYGIDQDQADHIIDNISELISLITDK, encoded by the coding sequence ATGGTCAAAGCAATTATATTTGATATGGATGGTGTATTATTCGACACGGAGCCTTATTATTTTGAAAGACGCAAACGATTCTTGGACAGTCAGGGTATTTCCATTAGTCATATGTCACCTAAAGATTTTATTGGTGGCAATTTACAACAAGTATGGCATCAACTCTTGGGTGAGCATTTTCAAGCAGCGCAAGTTCAAGCAATAAGTGATGATTATGAAGAATTTAAGAAAAATAACCCAGTTCCCTATACTGAACTTCTATTTCCAAAAATAAAAGAGACATTGCAACAATTGACAGAGAAAAATATTAAACTAGCTTTGGCTTCTAATTCTAGTCCAAGTGATGTTCAGCGAGCTATCGCGTCCTGCCAATTGAAAGACTATTTTGACTATGTCTTAACTGCTAAAGATGTTGACAATCCTAAACCTGCCCCTGATATTTATCTGAAAGTTGGTCACTTATTAGGTTTACCAAAGTATGAAGTCTGGGTTATTGAGGATAGTCAAAAGGGGATTTCTGCTGCAAAAGCCGCAGGGTATCAGGTATATGGCATTAAAGATTATCGCTATGGGATTGATCAGGATCAAGCGGATCACATAATCGATAATATTTCAGAGTTGATTTCATTAATAACTGATAAATAA
- the ftsX gene encoding permease-like cell division protein FtsX codes for MIRYFFRHIWESIKNLKRNIWMTIAAVSSVAITLTLVGIFAATLLNIQRVASGVQNNIRINTYLDVDSTDTAKIIQNTAGKQVKNDKYHEIYDQIVQVPGVNKVTFSSKDEQLKKLQDTMGDVWKMYDKDTNPLQDIYIVETKKSTQVKSASEQIKTITGVESVDYGGVNSEKLFKFSDFIKTWGLVGTGLLIIIAIFLISNTIRMTIMSRQRDIEIMRLVGAKNSYIRGPFFFEGAWVGFLGAILPSVIIYFLYVFAYRQFTPELQLNGLSMYPINYYLYILIGALFVIGIIIGSLGSVLSMRRYLKF; via the coding sequence ATGATTAGATACTTTTTCCGTCATATTTGGGAATCAATAAAGAATCTCAAACGTAATATTTGGATGACCATTGCTGCAGTTAGTTCAGTAGCAATTACTTTAACTTTAGTTGGTATCTTTGCTGCAACTTTATTAAATATTCAGCGAGTTGCATCTGGTGTTCAAAATAATATTCGAATTAATACTTATTTAGATGTTGATTCAACTGATACAGCTAAAATAATTCAAAATACAGCTGGTAAACAAGTCAAGAATGACAAATACCATGAAATATATGATCAAATTGTGCAAGTGCCTGGTGTTAATAAAGTTACTTTCTCAAGTAAAGATGAACAGTTGAAAAAATTACAAGACACTATGGGTGATGTTTGGAAAATGTATGATAAAGATACAAATCCCTTACAAGACATCTATATTGTGGAGACTAAAAAGTCAACACAAGTTAAGTCAGCTAGTGAGCAAATCAAAACGATCACTGGTGTTGAATCTGTTGACTACGGTGGTGTTAACTCAGAAAAACTATTTAAGTTCTCAGACTTTATCAAAACATGGGGACTTGTGGGAACTGGCTTATTGATCATAATTGCTATTTTCCTTATTTCTAACACAATCCGCATGACTATTATGAGTCGTCAACGAGACATTGAAATTATGCGTCTGGTTGGAGCAAAAAATTCTTATATCCGCGGACCATTCTTCTTTGAAGGTGCTTGGGTAGGATTTTTAGGAGCTATTCTTCCATCAGTTATCATTTACTTCTTATATGTATTTGCCTATCGCCAATTTACCCCTGAGCTACAATTAAATGGATTATCAATGTATCCAATTAATTATTACCTCTACATTTTGATTGGTGCATTGTTTGTCATTGGGATTATTATTGGGTCACTTGGTTCAGTCTTATCTATGAGACGGTATCTTAAATTTTAA